AAGCCGGAGGGAAAGGTTATCATTCTCCCTCTCCCTCCGGCTTGCCCCGAGCCGGGTCGAGAGGGAGAGGGTCGGGGTGAGGGGTATTCCATCAGCAGCAAGGCTGAAGGGGCGGCATGACTCCAAGATCGCCGAGCACGCGTCAGCGCCTCAACCGCTTCCTCGCGCGAGCCGGTGTCGGGTCGCGTCGACGCGCCGATGAACTGATTGCCGCCGGGCATGTGACGATCAACGGCATCAACGTGACGACGCTGGGGACACTGGTCGACCCGGCGGCAGATACCGTTGCACTCGATGGGCGTACACTCAAGCCGGCCGTTGACGTCCCAATCTGGATCGTCTTCAACAAACCGGCCGGGACGCTGACGGCGCGTCGCGATGCGCGTGGACGCTCCACGATCTACGATCATCTCCCCCAAGAATGGCGTCTGCTGATACCAGTGGGGCGGCTGGACTATGACACAGAAGGTGTCCTGCTGTTGACGTCGGATGGCGACGGCGCCAATCGGCTGATGCACCCACGTTACGAGGTCGAGCGCATCTACAAGGCGACCATCGAGGGTGTTCCGACGCTGTCCAGTCTCCGACGACTGGCTGTGGGGATCGATCTCGGCGACCCGACACCGGCGCGGGCACAGGTGACGATCGTGCACCGTCAACGCGACCATTCCACCGTGCACGCCATCCTGCGCGAGGGGCGCAAACGCGAGGTCAAACGGATGATGCTCGCCATCGGTCACCGTGTGCTCGAGCTCAAGCGCGTGTCATTCGCGGGTATCACCGCGCGCGGGCTGAAACCGGGTCAGTGGCGACAGTTGACAGCGACGGAAGTCAGACGGCTGTCACGTGTCCCTGGCGTTTAAGATACCCGCAGTTATAATCGTGCCGCTCACCTGTCATCCCGAGCGTAGTGATGGATCTGCTGTTCTCGCCAAAGATCCCGAAAGCGAAAAGCAGATCCCTCCTTTCGCCCGGCCTTTCAGGCCGTGCTACACTCGGGATGACAGCAGGGGAACTCCTCGAGCAGTCCGCGAAGAGCGATTGCGCCCCGTTGAAATCCCCCGTATTTTCGTTGCGACCAACGTGTCCAATCAGAGCGAAGAACCATGACCGACACGACACCTACCTCCGATAGCGAGCTGCAGGATCACCGGCGCGCCAAGTTGGCGCGTTGGCGCGCCGCGGGGATTGACCCATATCCGCCGGAGTATGATCGCGCACATCAGGCGCAGCCGATCATCGCCGACTTCGCCCGCTGGGAGAACCAACATGCCCGTGTCGCCGGGCGGATCGTATCGTGGCGTGCCCACGGTAAGAGCACGTTCTTTCACATCCTCGACGGCAGCGGCAAAATCCAATGCTACGCCAAGGCCGACGCCCTCGGCCCGGAGGCGTATGCGCGGCTCGACTGGCTGGACATCGGCGATTTCGTCGGCGTCGACGGGTCGGTCTTCAAGACGCGCACCGGCGAGATCACCATCCATGTGTCCAGCATCACTCTGCTGTCCAAGTCGCTGCGCGACCTGCCGGAGAAGTGGCATGGCCTCGTGGACAAAGAACTGCGCTACCGGCGGCGGTATCTCGACCTGATCAGCAACGATGACGTGCGCAATCTGTTCCTGACGCGTACCAAGATCCTGTCGCGGGTGCGCGCGTTTCTCGATGCGCGCGGGTTCATCGAAGTGGAGACGCCGATTCTCCAGCCGATCTACGGCGGCGCGGCGGCCAGACCATTCGTGACCCACTACAATGCGCTCGATGCCGACTTCTATCTGCGCATCGCCGATGAACTGTATCTGAAACGGTTGATTGTCGGCGGGTATGAGAAGGTGTACGAGGTCTGCAAGGACTTCCGCAACGAGGGAATCGACCGAGACCATAATCCTGAGTTCACCATGATCGAGCTGTACGCGGCGTACACCGACTACCGCGACATTATGGTCCTGCTGCGCGAGTTGATCACCGATGCCGCCGTGGCCGTGCACGGTGCGCCGAGATTCCCGTACGAGGGACAGACAGTTGATCTTGGCGGGCGGTGGAAGGAGATTCCCCTGCTCGACGCCATCCGTGAGGAGACCGGGCTCGACCTGACCGACACCGATCCGGCGCGGGCGCGTCAGTCGGCGCGCTCGATCGGCGTTGAGATTCCCGATGATGCCTCATACGGCAAGGTGGTCGACGAGGTCTTCTCCCAGCGTGTGCAGCCCCAGTTGATCGCGCCAACGTTCATGACCGACTACCCGGAGGAGATTTCGCCGTTGGCCAAGAAGCACCGCAGCAAACCGGGGCTGGTCGAACGCTTTGAGTTGTTCATCGCCCGCAAGGAGGTCGGCAACGCCTTCTCCGAGCTCAACGATCCCGATGACCAACGGGCGCGCTTTCAAGCGATGGCGGAGGCAGCGCATCGGGGCGATGTCGAGGCCCATCGTCTCGACGAGGATTTTCTCCTGGCCCTGGAGCACGGCATGCCCCCGACGGGGGGATTGGGATTCGGGATCGATCGACTGGTCATGGTGCTCACCGGGGCACCGTCGATACGCGAGGTCATTCTCTTTCCCACGTTGCGCCCGCGGTGCACGGCGGACGACAGGGATGTGTAGGGGCGTATTGCCATACGCCCCTACAAGGGGAAACGACCGATCCCCCGCTTCCCTCAACGCGTTCGGGACAAGTCGCCCGGGATGACAATCCTCTGTACGGTCGCGTGCTGGAATCGCGATCCGAACTTGCGCCCCCCATGGCCTACGCCCCTTACATCGCCAGACGCTACCTCCGCTCCAGGCAGCGGCATGGTTTCCTCTCCCTCATCACGCTGATCTCGATTCTGGGCGTGATTGTCGGCACCGCGGTATTGGTGTTCGCGTTGGCGATCATGAAGGGATTCGAACTGGAAGTGAAGAGCCGGATCGTCGGAACGACAGCGCACGTGTCGGTCTTCTCCCGCTATGAGGACGGCATCGCCGACTGGTCCGGGCTGCACGAGAAGATCGCCCGTGTCCCCGAGGTGGAGGCGGTCGCGCCGTTCATCTACTACAAGGCCGCCATCTCCTCGGCGTCCGCCAACGACGGCGTGATCGTCCGCGGCATCATCCCGGAACAGGAAGCGCAGGTGACACGGCTGCGCGAGAGCACGATCCGCGGCGATTGGATGATGGTGGCGGATTCGGGGGAACGACCGATCCTGCTGGGACGCGTGCTGTCCGAACGGCTCGACGTAGATGTCGGCGATGCGGTGGTTCTCTACAGCCTGCGCGGGGAGTCACTGGCCGAAGGCGCGCCGCCCCGGGTCATGAAGTTCACTGTGGCCGGGCTCTTTGAAACCGGGATGTACGAGTACGATGCGTCACTCTGCTACATCCGTCTGTCCGATGCGCAACGGTTGTTCCTCATGCCCGACCAGATCACCGGCCTCCAAGCGCGCGTCACCGACTGGAACCGGGCCGAGAAGGTCGCCGCCGCGATCGAGGATGCGCTCGCCGGCGATCTGTACGCCACCGACTGGAAGCGGATGCATCGAAACCTGTTCGGCTGGATGGCCATCGAGAAGGTCTGGGCGGTGGTCGCCCTGTCGTTGATTGTCGCGGTGGCGGCGTTCAACATCATCTCGACCTTGATCATGGTCGTCATGGACAAGCGTCGCGAGATTGCCATCCTGAAGACACTCGGTGTTCCGGCGCGCGGGATTCGGGCGATTTTCCTGTGGCAGGGCACAACGATCGGACTGGTCGGCACGATCATCGGGCTGGCCATTGGTTTGAGCCTGTGCTGGGTCCAGCACACATTCAGATTGATCTCGCTACCGCCGGAAATCTACTTCATCGACTCATTGCCCGTAATCGTCGATCCTTTCGATGTCATTCTGGTCGGTGTGCTGGCCATCGTGATCTCGTTTCTGGCCACGATCTACCCCGCGGGACGGGCGGCACGGCTGTACCCGGTGGAGATTCTGCGGTATGAGTGAAGAGGGTGGGCTGAGCCCACCCTACAGGGGATGATATCGAGTCGCAGTTTTGGCGATGGAATCGGCAGTATCCGTGGTGAATGAAATGCCGGAATCAGGCGACAATACCAGTAACGGGGGCGGCAGCACGGGGCAACCCATCGCGCGCGCGGTCAACGTCTACCGCCACTTTGAGACGCCGGACGGGACGCTCGAGGTCCTCCGCGGCATCGATTTGGAGGTCAGGCCGGGACAGATGATGGCCATCGTCGGCGCTTCGGGGGTCGGCAAGAGCACGTTTCTGCACATCTTGGGGGGATTGGATCGCCCGACGAGTGGAAAGGTCTTTTGGGGAAACGAGTCCCCCTATATGCTGGGAGACGAGGAGCGCGCCAACCGTCGCAATCGGATGGTGGGATTTGTCTTTCAGTTCCACCATCTGTTGCCCGAGTTTACGGCCGAGGAGAATGTGGCCCTCCCCCTGATCATCGGCGGCATGAACCGGCGTGAGGCCCAAGAGCGCGCCCGGGCGGTTCTCGACCTGGTCGGAGTGGGTGCGCGTGGTCACCACTTGCCGGGCGAGTTGTCCGGGGGAGAGCAGCAGCGGGCTGCGGTCGCCCGCGCCCTAGTCACCGAGGCGACGTTGCTGATCGCCGACGAGCCATCGGGGAACCTCGACCGTCGGACGGCGGAACAGTTGCACGACCTTCTGGGTAAC
The nucleotide sequence above comes from Candidatus Zixiibacteriota bacterium. Encoded proteins:
- a CDS encoding pseudouridine synthase, which encodes MTPRSPSTRQRLNRFLARAGVGSRRRADELIAAGHVTINGINVTTLGTLVDPAADTVALDGRTLKPAVDVPIWIVFNKPAGTLTARRDARGRSTIYDHLPQEWRLLIPVGRLDYDTEGVLLLTSDGDGANRLMHPRYEVERIYKATIEGVPTLSSLRRLAVGIDLGDPTPARAQVTIVHRQRDHSTVHAILREGRKREVKRMMLAIGHRVLELKRVSFAGITARGLKPGQWRQLTATEVRRLSRVPGV
- a CDS encoding ABC transporter ATP-binding protein, with product MPESGDNTSNGGGSTGQPIARAVNVYRHFETPDGTLEVLRGIDLEVRPGQMMAIVGASGVGKSTFLHILGGLDRPTSGKVFWGNESPYMLGDEERANRRNRMVGFVFQFHHLLPEFTAEENVALPLIIGGMNRREAQERARAVLDLVGVGARGHHLPGELSGGEQQRAAVARALVTEATLLIADEPSGNLDRRTAEQLHDLLGNITKMGNRAVVVATHNPDLAGRADAVLTMRDGRLQAEDSRSPN
- the lysS gene encoding lysine--tRNA ligase translates to MTDTTPTSDSELQDHRRAKLARWRAAGIDPYPPEYDRAHQAQPIIADFARWENQHARVAGRIVSWRAHGKSTFFHILDGSGKIQCYAKADALGPEAYARLDWLDIGDFVGVDGSVFKTRTGEITIHVSSITLLSKSLRDLPEKWHGLVDKELRYRRRYLDLISNDDVRNLFLTRTKILSRVRAFLDARGFIEVETPILQPIYGGAAARPFVTHYNALDADFYLRIADELYLKRLIVGGYEKVYEVCKDFRNEGIDRDHNPEFTMIELYAAYTDYRDIMVLLRELITDAAVAVHGAPRFPYEGQTVDLGGRWKEIPLLDAIREETGLDLTDTDPARARQSARSIGVEIPDDASYGKVVDEVFSQRVQPQLIAPTFMTDYPEEISPLAKKHRSKPGLVERFELFIARKEVGNAFSELNDPDDQRARFQAMAEAAHRGDVEAHRLDEDFLLALEHGMPPTGGLGFGIDRLVMVLTGAPSIREVILFPTLRPRCTADDRDV
- a CDS encoding lipoprotein-releasing ABC transporter permease subunit; the encoded protein is MAYAPYIARRYLRSRQRHGFLSLITLISILGVIVGTAVLVFALAIMKGFELEVKSRIVGTTAHVSVFSRYEDGIADWSGLHEKIARVPEVEAVAPFIYYKAAISSASANDGVIVRGIIPEQEAQVTRLRESTIRGDWMMVADSGERPILLGRVLSERLDVDVGDAVVLYSLRGESLAEGAPPRVMKFTVAGLFETGMYEYDASLCYIRLSDAQRLFLMPDQITGLQARVTDWNRAEKVAAAIEDALAGDLYATDWKRMHRNLFGWMAIEKVWAVVALSLIVAVAAFNIISTLIMVVMDKRREIAILKTLGVPARGIRAIFLWQGTTIGLVGTIIGLAIGLSLCWVQHTFRLISLPPEIYFIDSLPVIVDPFDVILVGVLAIVISFLATIYPAGRAARLYPVEILRYE